From a region of the Azospirillum formosense genome:
- a CDS encoding DUF6538 domain-containing protein, translating into MQRRQTWYVRVTVPPRLREAVGNTHVVRSLKTRDLAEAQRLRLVAVAQIKAELDAIGKGEDGSAVAAALIWRDVWINSDASAQDNDHGHTEQQGIEIAIESHAEKIEKAQGIEAAKDFYKIATSNSPLLSETRDLWLPEASRTITKQTARQYDSDTSRFLEWATKKRVLLVSDVTKRLAGSYVSEAFPDVAAKTANRHISSLSMWWRWLEQKGMTDANPWQGQVLRVRGKRANREDNRRAYNADEIKTLLSGLKKRPLDALFRLGLFTGARLDELCSLQAGDVVEREGSWWLSITEGKTENAVRMIPVHSAIEPLVVTLKQEAASAKGNADGWLFPDITPGGPDNKRSWNVSKKFTRERRKLGVDTPQTVFHSTRKNLLEALEAGEVPLSTAKLIVGHERGDIAFGGYSKGTYVDLKSAIERAVFPPGIMESM; encoded by the coding sequence GTGCAGCGGAGACAGACTTGGTATGTGCGCGTTACGGTCCCACCACGGCTGAGGGAGGCTGTAGGGAACACCCATGTCGTACGGTCGCTGAAGACACGGGACTTGGCTGAAGCCCAACGCCTACGCCTTGTCGCTGTTGCCCAGATCAAGGCGGAGCTTGACGCCATCGGTAAGGGGGAGGATGGAAGCGCCGTTGCCGCCGCCCTCATCTGGCGTGACGTGTGGATCAACTCCGATGCCAGCGCCCAGGACAATGACCATGGACACACCGAACAGCAGGGCATAGAAATCGCCATCGAAAGCCATGCTGAGAAGATAGAGAAGGCCCAGGGGATCGAGGCGGCTAAGGATTTCTATAAGATTGCCACAAGCAATTCGCCGCTTCTGTCCGAAACAAGAGACTTGTGGCTTCCTGAAGCTAGCCGCACCATTACCAAGCAGACGGCCCGACAATACGACTCCGACACAAGCCGCTTCCTTGAATGGGCAACAAAGAAGCGCGTCCTATTGGTGTCGGACGTGACCAAGCGCCTTGCTGGTAGCTACGTGAGCGAGGCATTCCCCGATGTGGCGGCTAAGACAGCCAACCGGCACATATCATCCTTGTCTATGTGGTGGCGCTGGCTCGAACAGAAGGGCATGACAGACGCAAACCCATGGCAGGGACAGGTTCTGCGGGTCAGGGGAAAACGGGCGAACAGGGAAGATAATCGGCGGGCTTACAATGCCGATGAGATCAAGACCCTCCTTTCCGGCCTGAAGAAGCGGCCCTTGGATGCCCTGTTCCGCCTGGGCCTGTTCACGGGTGCCCGCCTGGATGAACTCTGTTCTCTTCAGGCTGGGGATGTGGTGGAGCGGGAAGGAAGTTGGTGGCTTTCCATTACGGAGGGGAAGACCGAAAACGCCGTCCGTATGATCCCTGTCCATTCCGCTATCGAACCTCTTGTGGTCACGCTGAAGCAGGAAGCCGCCAGCGCCAAGGGCAATGCTGACGGTTGGCTTTTCCCGGACATCACACCGGGCGGACCAGACAACAAGCGGTCATGGAACGTATCGAAGAAATTCACCAGAGAGCGGCGAAAGTTGGGAGTGGACACGCCACAGACAGTATTCCACTCCACACGCAAGAACCTTTTGGAAGCGTTGGAAGCGGGCGAGGTGCCTCTATCAACGGCAAAGCTGATAGTCGGTCATGAACGTGGGGACATTGCTTTCGGCGGATACTCCAAGGGAACCTACGTGGACCTGAAGTCGGCCATTGAACGCGCTGTGTTCCCTCCTGGGATCATGGAGTCGATGTAG
- a CDS encoding DUF4170 domain-containing protein, with product MPDKQLLHLVFGGELVRPDSDQFVDPTKVHIVGIFPNYDEAYKAWRGATGMTIDDAHTRYFIVHLHRLLDPSADGHKHG from the coding sequence ATGCCCGACAAACAGCTTCTCCACCTCGTCTTCGGCGGCGAACTCGTCCGCCCCGATTCCGACCAGTTCGTCGACCCGACGAAGGTCCACATCGTCGGCATCTTCCCCAACTACGACGAGGCGTACAAGGCGTGGCGCGGCGCGACCGGGATGACCATCGACGACGCCCACACCCGCTACTTCATCGTGCATCTGCACCGGCTGCTCGATCCGTCGGCGGACGGGCACAAGCACGGTTGA
- a CDS encoding metallophosphoesterase family protein has protein sequence MAVFFTSDTHFGHAGAISRFRRPFASVAAMDEAMAANWNATVGPDDTVWHLGDFALHRKPDVMAALLERLHGTKHLITGNNDGPATLALPGWASVQPYAELLLGERRLVLCHYAFRTWNGMYKGALNLHGHSHGQLKGMPRQFDVGVDVWNFRPVTVDEILASRQRTNKRQ, from the coding sequence ATGGCGGTCTTCTTCACCAGCGACACGCATTTCGGCCACGCCGGCGCGATCAGCCGCTTCCGCCGTCCCTTCGCCTCGGTCGCGGCGATGGACGAGGCCATGGCGGCCAACTGGAACGCCACGGTCGGCCCGGACGACACCGTCTGGCACCTCGGCGACTTCGCCCTGCACCGCAAACCGGACGTCATGGCGGCGCTCCTGGAACGCCTGCACGGCACCAAGCACCTGATCACCGGCAACAACGACGGCCCCGCCACCCTGGCTCTGCCCGGCTGGGCAAGCGTGCAGCCCTACGCGGAACTCCTGCTGGGCGAGCGGCGGCTGGTGCTCTGCCATTACGCCTTCCGCACCTGGAACGGCATGTACAAGGGCGCCCTGAACCTGCACGGCCACAGCCACGGCCAGCTGAAGGGCATGCCCCGGCAATTCGACGTCGGTGTGGATGTGTGGAATTTCCGCCCGGTCACCGTCGATGAGATCCTGGCCTCACGGCAACGGACGAACAAACGGCAATAG
- a CDS encoding recombinase family protein, whose amino-acid sequence MAVYGYARVSTSDQDLTVQEEALRSAGCDVIRTEKVSGTSRNGRAELETLLQFLRAGDTLMVTRIDRLARSIGDLQDIVRELRAKGVSLKATEQPIDTSTAAGKAFLDMLGVFAEFETNIRRERQLEGIAKAKAEGVYKGRKPSINTEEVLSLKAQGVGASEIAKRLGIGRASVYRILGADA is encoded by the coding sequence GTGGCGGTCTACGGTTATGCGCGGGTCAGCACCTCCGATCAGGATTTGACCGTTCAGGAAGAGGCCCTTCGGAGCGCGGGCTGCGATGTGATCCGTACGGAGAAGGTCAGCGGCACGAGCCGGAACGGACGGGCCGAACTGGAAACCCTTCTTCAGTTCCTCCGCGCTGGCGATACGCTCATGGTCACCCGCATAGACCGGCTTGCCCGCTCCATTGGCGATCTTCAGGACATCGTGCGGGAACTGAGGGCCAAGGGCGTTTCGCTGAAGGCTACCGAACAGCCCATTGATACCAGTACCGCAGCCGGGAAAGCCTTCCTCGATATGCTGGGCGTGTTTGCCGAGTTCGAAACCAACATCCGCCGCGAACGTCAGTTGGAGGGCATCGCCAAGGCTAAGGCTGAAGGTGTCTACAAGGGCCGCAAGCCGTCCATCAATACGGAAGAGGTGCTGTCCCTGAAGGCCCAGGGGGTCGGAGCGTCGGAGATAGCCAAGCGACTCGGGATCGGTCGAGCCAGCGTCTACCGCATCCTTGGCGCGGATGCCTGA